In Phocoena phocoena chromosome 3, mPhoPho1.1, whole genome shotgun sequence, the DNA window tttaaattgtagccaCCAAAACAAGTGTGAATGCACACATCttttaacccagcaattctactttggggaatttaaactcttccaaacttGCTTTTGTTAGTTCATGACATAACCTGGCCATCCTTCCATGTCGTGCATATAATTCTCGCCCTCTTGTTGATGACTGTGCTATTTCCTAAGAAGGATGGACCTGGGGTTAACTACTGTTTCCTCCTGGACATTTACACTGATTTCAATTTTTAGACACTGCCACACTGcaacaaatatacattttatggGACTACTCCAAGAAATACAGTCCTTAAAACCTACTTCCAAAAACCCAGCTTTCACTCCTTAATTTGCTAAGCACCCCTGAAAGACTGGAGTATGTGGGCTGTTTGCTTTCAGACCATGCTTACAAGAGAGCTCCCGTACAGTCGGTACGTCTCTGCAAACTCTTCCCCCAAGTAATAGAGCTTTGGTGCCTGGACCCAAATTTCTGctgaacattttggaaaagggAATAGAGGTAGTTTCACGCTCATCTTTAATTCCAAACTGTGATTTCCCAGAGACCCTATGCCTGGGCAGTACTGAGCAGGCAGCAGGTGACCTCATCCGGTGAAAAATGAAAGACCAGCCAGCTACTTGGCTGCTGTTCCCTTGACCCACTCCCAGTTTCGTCTGATGTTCCACATTTCACTATGCAAAATGTAAGAGATGCAAAACCATGAAGACTCACACAACAGACATCCACATACCCACCCCCCAAGCTTTTCCAAGAGAGCTCAAGTCTCCAGCCCGCCCCTCCCCAAAGGCCAGAGACAGTGGTTGTCTGTCATGAATCACACCAGTGTTTAGTATGCCCTGACTCCGTGTATATCACCACAGAGAATTGGGTTTTGCTGgcttttagatttgtttttttttttttgctcttatttaaaaattgaagtatagttgatttacaatgtttcaggtatacatcaaagtgattcggttatatgtatatatcaatatCTTATTTTCCGGGGCGTGACTGTAGCCGGTACAGTGTCTTTGGTTTCCACGCCATTGATCCTTGTCAGCAGGGAGGCATCTGTTGACACATATATGGGTTTGCTGAGCCCTCTCTGTCTTTCTACACGTGTTTTTGTCGATATCCTGTAATTTTCTAAAGTCAACCATGTCCTATGCAAACAGggagttttatttctccttccctccagggAGGAGGCTTAGACGCCCAGAGGTGGGACAGGATGGACGGGGTCCGTGGCCCGTGGGGTCTCCaggccagggtggctgctgtgcTGGGGCCAGGGTTCAAGGGCGGGTGGGagcagggggcaggagagggcCGGCTGAGCAGGGTCCGGGCCCTGGGGGTGCCGCCCCTCATCCCTGCCCCTGGGGAGTGAAGGCCTGGGCTGTCGCTGCCTGTCCCGTCCCTGTGGGTCGGGGGCTGCACAGGGGGAGGGCCGTGGGCACAGAACCGGCCGAGGCCACAGTCATTTCCAATTCTGTCCTGTTTCCTGTCCTATGGGGCCCCACCTGACACCCTGACTGCGGGGCAGAAGCTGACAGCGAGTGGTGAGTTCATGTCCCCGGTCCCCAGCCACCTCGACTGCTGGGACTGGTCAGGGGCGCCTGGCACGGAGGGTCCACCCAGTCCCGTTGGCTTGGGCTCCGGCCCTTCCTGTCATGAGGACGGAAGGCAGGGGTGACGGATGGGAAAGTCTGCTGATTCCTGCCCTTCTGGACAGTCCTGGAGCCCGTGCCCCGGCCCCTCAGTCTGTACCCTGAGCCACTACTAGACGGAGTTGGGGGGCAAATCTGGGGAGCACCCATCTGCTCCAGCTCCTCTGGGTGCAGAGGAGGAGTgggacaccccccaccccaccccaggcacgTACAGGCCTCCTCGGGAGCCAGAGCTGGAGGGGGACACCTGCACCAGGTGACGTGGTGGAACCAGGCCGACAGCACAGGGAGGCTGGTGTGCCCACGCAGGGCCTTATTCACGTTGCTCTGCTttagtgggatcttagttctgagAAGTTACAGACCCCCGAGGGCCCTCCTTGCAGGAACTTGACCACGTGCCTAGCCTGCCGACCCCTCACCACGACTGGGTGTGGGGGGCAGTCAGAGACCACACGGGGTGCCGTGCCCTGAGGACGTGCGCGACCAGAGTCGGTGACATGGAGGAGCCCCGAGAAGATGTCGTGCCAGCTGTTTCGGGACTTAGAGGAGCTGATTCGAAAGTTCACATGCAGAGTAACTAAGTGAGAACTGCTGGGAAAACCCTGTAAACGCGTGGAAGAGGGACTAGGCACGCCAGCTACAAGACACAGATAAAGGTTACACTAATGCTACCATAATTACCAAAAGCCTTTCCAAGTCAGACAAAATCCTGGATTCCACTTTAAAAACTGGCTGATTCAACCACATGAAAATCAAGTATCTGCATGGGGGAAAATCCCTAATCAAACTCAAAGAAACTATGAAACCGGGGGAAATATTTACAGTTCTAATGCCCTTAATGGGTGAGGACTTTCTACAAATCAATTTCTTACAAGGCAAAAATATGAGAAATGATAAGGGAGACTtcacaaaaaaaaggaaggaatgatAAAATATGCTTGTTCACCTCGCTCCTAAGAGATGTGCACATTGGCACCAAATTAATGTCACCGTGTCCGTCTCACCTCAGCAGCGAGGTCACAGCTATGAGGGAAGGTCGAGGGATCTCAGAGGGTTCTGGTTGGGGGTCATCAGGTACCATGAACACACTGTTAAAGCTAAGAGCGTGGAGGTGACAGACAGCATCCTCTACAGGTGGGAAGAGCATGAGCTTGGAGCCCTCCGTTGGCCCTTGTGGATTTGCCAGATCAGAAAAACATCAGAAACTCATGAGTTCCATGAGTAAGGAACTTTAATAAAAGCATGATGGAAAGCAGCGACAAGTACAACCgtatctaaatgtaaaactgtcATTCTGCAAAAGACacagttaagagaatgaaaaagctacagactgggagaaaagatttgctaATCGTATACCTAATGAAAGACTCGTGCAGAATAAGAAGCAAAGTGCTGGCGAGgacgtggagcaacaggaactcccgTCCAGCACCGGTGGGGATGCATATGGCGCAGCCACCGTGGGAGACAGCTTGACCGTTTCTTACAAAACCACACACATGTGCTCACCATGTGctcagcaatcatgctcctttgGATTTACCCAAAGGActtgaaaacatacatccacgtAAAGCCTGCGTGCAACCTTCACTGCTCTGCTCATGACCGTTAacaactggaagcaaccaagatgatCTTCAAAGAGGGAACGGAAAGACCGCGGGATTCCATGAAACGGACTACGATTCAGGGACACAAGGGAACCAGCTATTGATTCACTCAAAGCACGGGTGAGTCTTAGACTtgttttgctaagtgaaagaatccagaccCACGTATGACTCCATTCACAGGACGTTCTGGAAAAGGCGCAACCCCGGGAGGATAAGGAGCAGTGGCTGCCGGGGCTGCGAGGCTGGGGGCTGACGCTGGAGCGCGGGTGCGGCGGCCCCACCCTTGTGTGAAAACCCACGGGCCGTGCATCCCAGAGACTGAGCTGTTCTGTAtgcaaactgaaaaaataaagtcaaagctCGTCACACGGTATACCTGGGATCTATGCGTTTCCTTACATGTACACTTTACCCCTGAAAAATGTTTCACACTGAGGTGTCCTGAAGAGTTCACTGCTTTTTTGCCTTATTTCTTAAACACACCTGTTTTGTCATGCGGGTTTGTCAGACAATATGAAACCAAGAGCATTAGCATGAAACAAGCACCCCTGTGTGCCCTTCCCCAGGCAGCAAGCCCATTCCACGTGCTGGCAGCCTACTCCGTGTATGACACCGTGAGTAGCCCTgcgcccaggccctgccccttcCAGGGGGTTCTACGCGATGGTAAGGATGCAGGCGCACAGGGTCACAGAGATGATGTAGGGGGCTCCCCAATCTTAGACTGAGTAGAAAGGCTGGGGTGCAGACTCCACGTTTCAGGACAGAAACAGCACCTAATTCCTGGGTTGATGAGACCCGCACTTGACGGGTCTGCCAGGTGCTCACCGCAGCAGAAAGGTTTTTTAACAATTAGCTCGAGGCCTAACAAGCATTGCTGTTGTCATGAAACTTGAGTTTTGATCCTGAAGATGCCACATTATTAATCGAAATCTTAGCAGGGATGAACGTTTCCAGTAACCCAGACTCCTGTGGGGCCCCAAGGGAGGTAGCCCCCACCCCATCTGCTCTTTCCAGAACATTCCCTCAAGGAACATCAGCTCCATGTCTGGCCTGCCGGTCCACAGCCCAGGACAGCCCTCAGGATTGGCTGTTGCCACGGCGATGGAATTCCCTCCCAAACCTCCCAGTGAACCATGAGGCCACAGGCAAGTGGCCCGCGGACATCAGCTTTCAGCCAGAAGGCTGGGTCCCTTCCCCTGCAGCGCCTGGCCGGACCACCCCCAGGGCCGTACGACAGGCCTGGCCCTGCAACCCCACTGAGGCCCCCTGCTGAAGACAGTGCCGCCAGGCCCAGGACGCTCCTCCTGCCCTGTGGCACCTGCAGCCAGCGCCCCTCCCAGGGCAGTGACCAGCATGGCCACAGCGGAGCCAGGGTGGCGCCCCAAGAGCTGCCCCAAGGCCGCGCACGTGCCTACAACCCCCTGACGTCTGTGTCCCCAGAGAAGCTGGACACACAGGGGCCTCCAGAAGACAAGGTGACTGTGAGCACAGCGACCCCGAGGCCCCGGGAAGCCAGCGACGCGCCCCACTGCTTCACGCTGGCCTTCCCGCGGTACGGTGCCCCCCTTGCACGGCACAAGGCCCTGACCCTGAAGGGCTTGGCCTGGCCTGCATTTGGGCCCCGGGAGGGCAGGCGCGCCATGAGCACCCCGCCAGCCAGAATGGTACCTAAAGGGGCCACCCGGGCCAGTCCAGAATTCTGGCCCAAGGCCAGGCGGGCCCTCTCAGAGCCGCACATGACCATCTGGGGCCTAGACATGCCCTACAAGGACACTTCGGTGACCTGAGGTGGCTCTGGGAGCAACAGGCCACCTCCACCGAGGGGGTGGCAGGGGCAGGTGGGCCGACCGCACCCCCATACACATAAGGAGGCAGGGCTGGCCCGATGGCAGAGCCCACGCAGCCATCTGGGCCCCACGAGGCAGAGCAGAGGGCACTCTGGGCGGGCTGGACCCAACAGGCTGCACCCTTGCCTTTGCCAAAGTCAGTTACTGCCTTTCAGGGTCCCCAAAACTCAGGAGATACGACCCCAGCCGGAGTCCAAATGAGCTCCCCGCCCCCAGAGCCCTTCCCTATGAAAGCCTCCCTCCCAGAGGAAGGGACACCCTTTGTCTTAGTTTCCCCCTTTGCTGGTTGAAGGTGAATAGTTTCATGTGTTACGTGCTAGACTGGCCCATTCTTGCAGCACCCAGGGGGTCTCTGCAGGACGCACCCAGGGCCCCCAGAGACAGAGGGGCCACCAGCAGGACCAAGCTGAGGTTCCCACATGCCTCCTGGGGGGCCACATGCACAACGGCCTCCTGGACTCAGCCGAACACCAGGGTCAAGCCCATCAGGTACTCTACAGTGACTCAGCACGTGCCCAGTGAGCCAGTATGGGGCTGAGGAGAGTGATAGCCGGGGGCCAGCGGCATCAGTTCACGACAGTCTGTGCAAGGTGTCCCCGCAAACCCATGGTCCCTCCGTCACCTACCTGGGCGGGCCAGAGCATCCTTCCCTGCATCCTCCCTGCTGGTGCCTCTTCCACGCCTGTCGCCTGTGCCTCAGTCGGGAGAGCAGGCCCTGCAACTCAGGCAGCCCAGGCCACGCCCATGGAGCGGGCGGGCCCAGCTTGCTCGCCTTGTGCTGCCGGCTCTTGTGCTCCAGCTTGTAGAAGGCATCCTCCACGCCCTGGCAAGAGGGGGCCAGCTCGTTGGGGAGACCACTGCCTTGGCCTCAAGTGGAaccccagccccttcctcaccCCGCCCTGCAAACGTGGAGCTGGGCCCTGCCCATCTTGATCCCCAGGGCCACCCCGTTGGGAGGCTTGTCCTCAGCAACTCCCCCATGGCCTCCTGGGGGGTTGGGCCGATTGGGACCTCCTTGCTGCTCTGGGGGTACAGGGCTTGGGGCCCCAGGGTCACCGCTCCAGCCTGGTCAGGGCAGCTCTCTCTGGGGACCTCCAcatcccctgggagctgtgtTGGCCCAGACCCGGACACTGGCCTCCCTCGCTGTCCTGACGTCCAGGGAGACTTACAGCGTGAGGGGCTGCTGGGCAACAGGGGTCCCAGAGGGTCCCAGAGGGTCCTGGAGCTGGACCCAGAGCCAGAGCGGCTGCCCTGCGTCGAGGGATAGGGGGCAGTGAGAGCTGAccctgggcggggcggggggtagCTCCGGCTCACCTGGCACTTCTTGGCCGAAGTCTCCATGTAGGGGATGCCATAGCTGCGGGTCAGGTCCTGGGCCTGCCAACACTCCACGGTACACGTGGCCAGGTCACACTTGTTCCCCAACAGCACCCTGGGCGTGTCGTCCGATTCCTTCAACCACTCAATCTGCTCCCTGCAAGGGGGAAGGTGTGAGTTGGCCGGTGGGCTGTGGGCTCGGCTACACCCGGGACACGCAGAGAGCGGACGGGAGGCCCCCAAGGGTTGCCAGGCAGCTCACCTGTTCTGGCGGATGTCCTCGAAGGATCTGGCCCTTGAAGGACTTGGCGTCGTTGACGGCAAACAGAGGAAGCCCTCCCAGGTGCACGTGTACTGGGCCCGCACGGCGCTGTACTCCTCCCGGCCCACCGTGTCCAGCATGCCCAGCAGGTGGACCACTTGCTTCTGGTGGGAGTCCTGGGGAGGACACTGCTTAGAGACAGCCGGCCCTCTAGGGATGGGACCCTCCCTCGCTCCTCTCATGCCCCCCAGGACCAATGACAAGGAGACCCCTCCTGCAGTGTGGGTGGGAGACAAGCCCGTGTCAGGAGCTGGGCTGGGGACGGGAGCCGGGCTGGCTCACCTCTATGGTGGGAAAGTACTCATCCACAGAGTGGTTCTGGATGAGCTGGATGGTCAGGGCACTCTTCCCCACGCCTCTGGCACCCACCACTGTGAGCTCATACTCCATCATCAGTCCTCGAGGGACCGCAGCACAAGGCACTGCAGTGGTCTCCTGTCCCGTCCGCCAAGGAAGCCTCACACACCACGGCCAGACCACGCAGGGCACACCCACTGAGTTCCCTGCGCCAGCATGCCCAGGCCTGGCCTGCCCTCTGTGCCCAGACAGGTAGCAGGGGCCCCAGCCAGAAGGGTGGCCCAGACGCTCATCTGTGGCACCTCCAGCCcagaggtgggggcgggggggtcgGTCCTACCTCCAGCTGCACTTAATGACTGTGTGAGAGAAGCAGGGAGCCGGCCCCCTCAAACACAGGGCAGACAGCTGAGAGCATCTCCCAAGCAAGCACCTGAATTAGAAGCTGCTGGGTAGGCAAAAGGCCTGAACTGGAGGTGCCGCGGGCTGAGGGTACCAGTGTCCCCACGAGAACAGGCCTTGCCACAGTGGAGGGCACAGCAGTGTGCCGGGACTGGCAAGTGGCAGCCGACAAGCAGctccagccaccccccacctGGCATGCTGGTGCATCTGACAAGTATTCACCGAGCGCCTGCTGCACACCAGGTGCTGCTCCAGGCAGAGGGTGACAGGCAGACAGAAAGAATCCCTGCCCTGGCAGGATGGGGCTCTGCTCCACGGAAAAGATCTACATAAAGGGGAAATAAAGGGAAACCCACGAGGCCCCAATGCCAGAAGAAGTTTGGAAAACATAAGGCAGGTGAGGAGGTGGGCAGGCGGGggccagagctccaggaagcagAAGGTGATCACAGGAAAAGACTCAAAGGAGGTGTGGGGACAGGGGACAGGTAAGAAAGGAAAAGGGCCTGGGGCCAACGCTCCTAGCTGGGGTGTCCCCATTTTGTGATGCTTAAAGAAGGGGGTCCCTTGCAGGGTCAGTGGGCAGTGACTTTCTAAACTCCAGGTTCACCTGGTGTGTGTGATGGCCATGCAGTGCCCGAGCTCTTCGCAGGGGTCCATGGGGCTCTGGCGGGTGGGAAACCTGCCTTGCCCCATGGTCACGGGCGGGCCTCCTCTCGGGGGCACCCAGCACACTTGTGGGGTCCCGGAAGACAGGGCCAGGGACACACAGCCAGAGGGGCTGGCCTGGTGAGGCAGAGCGGAGCACCTCTGCCCGTGTCTCACCTGCGCCCCCGTGTGCCTGGCGAGGACAGTAGGCACCTCGCCCGGCCCGGCTCCTGCAGCCCCTGAGGACATCTAGAGGCCAACTCCTGGACTGGCCTGGAAAGCTGAAGTGATTCAAGCTActtaagaatgaaaagagaaagagagaactggAAAACGTTCCTGTTATAGCCAAGCGTCCTTTTGTTCTGAGAGAGAAGCGAACCCAGGCTCCCGGCTCTGTGGTCCTccgtttactgagcacttccCGGGGCGGCCCTGCGGGGCTGCAGGTGAAGCTGGGGAGCTGTGCTCCCTTCCCAGGGGCAGGCAGGAAGGACGTGGAGTCAGAGCTGCAATCCTCCCCACTCAGCCCCACTGCACACCGCGAGGGCCTGCTAGGTACCAAGTGCGTTGTGGTGGTCTCTGATTTTGCTAACACCCCGAGCAGACTGTGCTCctgtttacagaaaaagaatctgAGGTGTGGAGAGGGCACTTCACCTATCCCAGGTCAGTCTCAAAGTTCTTGGTAGAGCTTGGGAGTTACCTAACAACTATGATACTTCAGGCTGTGAAGCCCAGTGAAAAAAGGCTTATTTCGGTCTAATGCTCCTTGCTAACTCTGGCAGTGCTAAACATGACATGGCATGCCGGTCTGCTCTCCCCAACTCCTAGACCAAGGAGGCTCTGAATTAGCATTAGCTCACAATCAACAGGTGAGAGGGAGGCCCCCGATTTTGTGAAAACGCAGGGAGAGAACAGTGCAAATAATTTATTTCCGTCACTCCGCGTTTGAGGCTCACTTGCACCAACTGCACAATCCCGGGCCAACAGTCTGCCGGGGCTCAGAGCCCGATCGGGACCCAGGCTGGTCTGGGTTTCATCTCGCGACTTCCGACGGCACCAGCGGGTCGGCCTGGCTCAGGGCGAGCTggtccttcttctccttctgcaAGACCTGCTCCTCCCACAGCGCCTGGTCCACCTGATCGTCGGTGAGCACCACGGGCTTGAACTTCTCGTCGAAGAGCCGCTCGTTGGCCTCCGAGTGCAGCTGGTGGGGCCCGACGACGCGCAAATGTGCCGGCAGGTGCAGGAACTCGTCGTCGTTGATGTCGCAGTCGCGCATCCGGGTCCCCAGCACCCACCAGCGGCCCACGAAGCCCACATCCAGGATCCGGTCCGGGAAGTCGACCCAGCGGGGCTGCAGGTAGCGGCAGCGAGCCTGGTAGAGGCTGGCCTGGGCGTCGAAGGGCGCCTCGTACATCAGCGAGCAGAGACCCAGGCTCACGTGGCGCAGGCAGCCGCGACCCCGCAGCCAGAGCAGCCGTTGCACGAACGCCTCCGAGTCGCGGTTGCGCGTGGCGGGCGCCAGCAGCAAGAGGGTCCCCGACGCGTCGAGCAGCGCCTCCTCAAAGGCCGCCTCGCTCGGCGCGAGGGCGCAGCAGGCCGCCGCGCCACCCAGCAGCCCCACGTACACGGCCGCCCGCACGGGTCGGgccctcgccgccgccgccgcatcCCCGCAGGCCTCAGCGTAGTCCCGGAGCAGCGCGCGGGCCCAGGCGCCTGAGGGAAGAGAAGGGCGATGAGGGCGGTGCGGCCGCTGCGGCCGCCCACCCCGCCGCCTCCCGCCGCTACTCACCCAACCGTGCCCACACGCCGGGCTTTGCGGCCGCAGTGTCACCGGTCTCTCCGCGGCTTCGGGGCCAAAATCTCTTCAGAACGGCCGCCGCCATTGTCTTCCGGCTTTGCGTCCTCACTCCGAAGAGAAACGCCAGGTAGGCGAAGCAGAAGGCCCGGGGAGTCTCTTCTGCGCAAGCGTCAACACTGCCGGAAGTGGATTCCCATCGGAAGAGGGTAGAATACGGACCGATGCCGGATGTTCCTGTCAGATCGGAGTACGGTCGTCTGAGGCTGGCAGGCGGGTTGCGCAGGCGCAGAGAGCCCGGGCCCCGCCGGTTGAGGTAGCCGAAGGTGAGGGGGCCGTGGGTGCACCTGTGGGGCAGGAGCGGCGAGTTCACGCCCCGGTGGGTGCGGTTAGCCGCCAGACCGGGCTCGGGGCTGAGGCTAGCCTCCAGGAGGGGCCCCGAGAGAGGTCGGGGGCGGGCCTGATGGGCCTCTGTCCTCAGAGCGGGATGCGGTGACGGCCCTGAGCGACCATGGCAGCGGCAGACGAGCTAGCCTTCCACGGTGAGTGCATCCGCGACCGGGCCCGACTCCTGCCCCCTCCGCTGGCCTGAACCTCCCATCCAGGTTCCAACTCAGATCTAACCCGAACCCCAGTCAGCTGTGAACCCCGGCCCAGGCATGAAACCCATCCCTAACTCGAATCCCGCTCCCGCCCTAAACTCAGGCCTCAAACCCGAGCCTCTACCTCATTCCAG includes these proteins:
- the TIMM29 gene encoding mitochondrial import inner membrane translocase subunit Tim29; this translates as MAAAVLKRFWPRSRGETGDTAAAKPGVWARLGAWARALLRDYAEACGDAAAAARARPVRAAVYVGLLGGAAACCALAPSEAAFEEALLDASGTLLLLAPATRNRDSEAFVQRLLWLRGRGCLRHVSLGLCSLMYEAPFDAQASLYQARCRYLQPRWVDFPDRILDVGFVGRWWVLGTRMRDCDINDDEFLHLPAHLRVVGPHQLHSEANERLFDEKFKPVVLTDDQVDQALWEEQVLQKEKKDQLALSQADPLVPSEVAR